The Corallococcus silvisoli genome has a segment encoding these proteins:
- a CDS encoding glycosyltransferase: MTQQRVKLFVESEPFRTASGVINGLIQEDLRQQGHEVNAHFKHRPGGPDTPMPVATADRLRRIQAEPPADLAIFCDHGLWIHPPGPAIARRSAVIFHGLVGGQSLWLGNPAVDLYCAYSGYMREVLISLLTMPDVRRRTCLDPSGFDKVVDFHAGLPCVASATGDSRMQGAQIPERVQQALDAGDVLGHALQPRKPDWYAVLNILVHLNLQSREANGPRYRLIVDAEDFALIDYSYTHGFPFDVSAARSMLDAMGFTLADLLIPVRFLNQAALFRLFELTKFGLSFNVYPEPFGFYPMESVYQGCPVYTNGIGNNRFGLPPGHGVRVFDNVDMAFGDPFSFQEVANAILEDVRSRDRVTQECARGREFITRHFDRDSFTRTWRECLARLDAPKPEPRPFESLHVKQSPMVRKVDEDTGRVVSDFERLTLEPRELALLKAAVDRPMGDVLRDMGEADQDLLQGLFSRGVLTLRPEGYSAQL; encoded by the coding sequence ATGACGCAGCAGCGGGTCAAACTTTTCGTGGAGTCCGAACCCTTCCGCACCGCTTCGGGTGTCATCAACGGCCTCATCCAGGAGGATTTGCGGCAGCAGGGCCACGAGGTGAATGCCCACTTCAAGCACCGCCCCGGCGGCCCGGACACGCCCATGCCGGTGGCGACCGCGGATCGGCTGCGCCGCATCCAGGCCGAGCCCCCCGCGGACCTCGCCATCTTCTGTGACCACGGCCTGTGGATTCATCCCCCGGGGCCCGCCATCGCCCGCCGCTCCGCCGTCATCTTCCACGGCCTCGTGGGCGGACAGTCCCTCTGGCTGGGCAACCCCGCCGTGGACCTGTACTGCGCCTACTCCGGCTACATGCGGGAGGTGCTCATCAGCCTGCTGACGATGCCCGACGTGCGCCGCCGCACCTGCCTGGATCCCTCGGGCTTCGACAAGGTGGTGGACTTCCACGCGGGCCTGCCCTGCGTCGCCAGCGCCACCGGCGACTCCCGCATGCAGGGGGCGCAGATCCCCGAGCGGGTCCAGCAGGCCCTGGACGCGGGCGACGTGCTGGGCCATGCCCTGCAACCGCGCAAGCCGGACTGGTACGCCGTCCTCAACATCCTCGTGCACCTCAACCTGCAGTCGCGGGAGGCGAACGGGCCGCGCTACCGGCTCATCGTCGATGCGGAGGACTTCGCCCTCATCGACTACTCCTATACGCACGGCTTCCCGTTCGACGTGAGCGCCGCCCGGTCCATGCTGGATGCGATGGGCTTCACCCTCGCGGACCTGCTCATCCCGGTGCGCTTCCTCAATCAGGCCGCGCTCTTCCGGCTGTTCGAGCTCACGAAGTTCGGACTCTCGTTCAACGTCTACCCGGAGCCGTTTGGCTTCTATCCGATGGAGTCCGTCTACCAGGGCTGCCCCGTCTACACGAACGGCATTGGCAACAACCGCTTCGGCTTGCCGCCCGGCCACGGTGTCCGCGTCTTCGACAACGTGGACATGGCCTTCGGGGATCCGTTCTCGTTCCAGGAGGTCGCGAACGCCATCCTGGAGGACGTCCGCTCGCGCGACCGCGTCACCCAGGAGTGCGCCCGGGGCCGCGAGTTCATCACGCGCCACTTCGACCGCGACAGCTTCACGCGCACCTGGCGCGAGTGCCTGGCGCGGCTGGACGCCCCCAAGCCGGAGCCCCGCCCCTTCGAGTCACTTCACGTGAAGCAGAGCCCCATGGTCCGCAAGGTGGACGAGGACACGGGCCGCGTGGTCAGCGACTTCGAGCGCCTGACCCTGGAGCCGCGGGAGCTGGCCCTCCTGAAGGCGGCCGTGGATCGCCCCATGGGCGACGTGCTCCGCGACATGGGGGAGGCGGATCAGGACCTGCTCCAGGGCCTGTTCTCCCGGGGCGTGCTCACGCTGCGGCCCGAGGGCTATTCGGCCCAGCTGTAG
- a CDS encoding YciI family protein — MSYMLVVMQTVGGKPRTVDEKRVAAERMERMRGFGAGLQARGILQAADSLRSDMEGVRVERREGKLSFSDGPFTESKEIIGGFFLVDVKTREEALELASQCPAAEWSTVEVRQSGPCFDE; from the coding sequence ATGTCATACATGCTGGTGGTGATGCAGACGGTGGGCGGGAAGCCCCGGACGGTGGACGAGAAGCGCGTCGCCGCGGAGCGCATGGAGCGGATGCGGGGCTTCGGCGCGGGCCTCCAGGCGCGGGGCATCCTCCAGGCCGCTGATTCCCTGCGCTCGGACATGGAGGGCGTCCGGGTGGAGCGGCGGGAGGGCAAGCTGAGCTTCAGCGACGGCCCGTTCACGGAGTCCAAGGAGATCATCGGGGGCTTCTTCCTGGTGGACGTGAAGACGCGCGAGGAGGCGCTCGAGCTCGCCAGCCAGTGCCCCGCGGCGGAGTGGTCCACCGTCGAGGTCCGTCAGAGCGGCCCTTGCTTCGACGAGTGA
- a CDS encoding condensation domain-containing protein — translation LPLTPSGKVDRAKLPALSADATPRTSAFAAPRTPVEQLIAEQWAELLKVERVGLHDNFFDLGGHSLIATQVVTRLGALFGRELALADLFERPTVVALAELLQTPGKADAVKPLPPVVRTPPVDRLPLSFSQEVYWSPEQGGAESAHNASPVVLGLGGMLDVAALKQGVEEIVRRHESLRTTFATVDGRPWQHIVPPGPVPFEVEALDSLPEAEREAEALRRARAQMDLPFDLEHGPLLRCHLYRLTAERHVLLVNMHHAVTDFVSFSVFAGELAVLYATFREGRASPLPELPIQYQDFTRWQHAWLKDGALERLRAYWAERLSGSPQDVQLPLDFPRPERESLRGASLDLVLPPELVADLRQLCRAEGVTLFMLLLSAFQVLLARRSGQDDIRVGFAHAQRPRPELEPLIGMFAGYLVIRSQMEQGLTPRDALARVRTAYLEAFAHQGLPHTELVRLLPELCRIGFTFSDREGNSPQVPGLAVRPLMRTRGWTLYDLKLGVSDAPQGLIATLEYKVELFRPDTAAALLQEWRQVLESFRDAFSHPTSRNQP, via the coding sequence GGAGCAGTGGGCGGAGCTGCTGAAGGTGGAGCGCGTCGGGCTGCACGACAACTTCTTCGACCTGGGCGGCCACTCCCTCATCGCCACACAGGTCGTGACACGCCTGGGTGCGCTCTTCGGCCGGGAGCTGGCGCTCGCGGATCTCTTCGAGCGTCCCACGGTGGTCGCATTGGCGGAGTTGCTTCAGACGCCCGGCAAGGCGGACGCGGTGAAGCCGCTCCCGCCCGTCGTGCGGACGCCTCCTGTTGATCGCCTCCCGCTGTCATTCAGCCAGGAGGTCTACTGGTCGCCGGAGCAGGGCGGCGCCGAGAGCGCGCACAATGCATCCCCGGTCGTGCTCGGTCTGGGGGGCATGTTGGATGTGGCGGCCCTGAAGCAAGGCGTCGAGGAGATCGTCCGCCGCCACGAGAGCCTGCGCACGACGTTCGCCACGGTGGATGGGCGGCCGTGGCAGCACATCGTTCCTCCCGGGCCGGTTCCGTTCGAAGTGGAGGCGCTGGACTCGCTACCGGAAGCGGAGCGGGAGGCCGAAGCCCTGCGCCGCGCGCGGGCGCAGATGGACCTTCCCTTCGACCTGGAGCACGGGCCGCTCTTGCGCTGTCACCTGTACCGGCTCACCGCGGAACGGCACGTGCTGCTGGTCAACATGCACCACGCGGTGACGGACTTCGTCTCCTTCTCCGTCTTCGCGGGCGAGCTCGCCGTGCTCTACGCCACCTTCCGCGAGGGGCGCGCATCGCCTCTTCCGGAGCTGCCGATCCAGTACCAGGACTTCACCCGCTGGCAGCACGCGTGGCTGAAGGACGGAGCGCTGGAGCGGCTGCGCGCGTACTGGGCGGAGAGGCTGTCGGGGTCGCCCCAGGACGTGCAGCTGCCCCTGGACTTCCCGCGCCCGGAGCGCGAGTCCCTGCGCGGCGCGAGCCTCGACCTCGTCCTGCCTCCGGAGCTCGTCGCCGACCTGCGGCAGCTCTGCCGCGCGGAGGGCGTGACGCTGTTCATGTTGCTCCTGTCCGCGTTCCAGGTGCTGCTGGCGCGCCGGTCGGGCCAGGACGACATCCGCGTGGGCTTCGCGCATGCCCAGCGGCCGCGCCCGGAGTTGGAGCCGTTGATCGGCATGTTCGCCGGCTACCTCGTCATCCGCTCCCAGATGGAGCAGGGGCTCACGCCACGCGATGCCCTGGCCCGCGTCCGCACGGCCTACCTTGAGGCGTTCGCGCACCAGGGCTTGCCCCACACGGAGCTGGTCCGGCTGCTGCCCGAGCTGTGCCGCATCGGCTTCACCTTCTCAGACCGGGAAGGCAACTCTCCCCAGGTGCCCGGCCTCGCGGTCCGCCCGCTGATGCGCACGCGCGGCTGGACGCTCTATGACCTGAAGCTGGGCGTCTCCGACGCGCCCCAGGGTCTCATCGCCACGCTCGAATACAAGGTCGAGCTGTTCCGCCCCGACACCGCCGCCGCGCTCCTCCAGGAATGGCGGCAGGTGTTGGAATCCTTCCGTGACGCCTTCTCCCATCCCACCTCGAGGAACCAGCCATGA
- a CDS encoding class I SAM-dependent methyltransferase has product MNPGVEIASKVSSLASRVQELMKAPGPDANAAVVTWLRDVESAWALVKDGSVAQLGPHATSADNLRLAARVAVERLLQMPWVSGETKTALSGYLERHPAARQVGRYQFSSDWMSKCEDDWRKALAPLAGKHDVRALEIGSYEGRSAIWLLENVLTDASSRITCVDLFEGEYAQRFDANIAASGAQARVEKLKGASSVVLRRLAPEPAYDLIYVDGSHQAYDTLEDAVLSWRLLRPGGWMIFDDYGMATAQLTPHTRIARPDIGIDAFLSAAADHLEVVLKGFQVIVRKNPA; this is encoded by the coding sequence GTGAATCCAGGAGTGGAGATCGCCTCGAAGGTTTCATCGCTTGCTTCGCGGGTGCAGGAGCTGATGAAGGCACCGGGTCCCGACGCGAACGCGGCGGTGGTGACCTGGCTGAGGGACGTGGAGTCGGCGTGGGCACTGGTGAAGGACGGTTCGGTGGCGCAGCTGGGCCCGCATGCGACGTCCGCGGACAACCTGCGGCTGGCGGCCCGCGTCGCGGTGGAGCGGCTGCTTCAGATGCCCTGGGTGTCGGGTGAGACGAAGACCGCGCTCAGCGGCTACCTGGAGCGCCACCCGGCGGCCCGGCAGGTGGGGCGCTACCAGTTCTCCTCCGACTGGATGTCGAAGTGCGAGGACGACTGGCGCAAGGCGCTGGCGCCGCTGGCCGGGAAGCACGACGTGCGCGCGCTGGAGATCGGCAGCTACGAGGGCCGGTCGGCCATCTGGCTGCTGGAGAACGTGCTGACGGACGCGTCCAGCCGCATCACCTGCGTGGACCTGTTCGAAGGGGAGTACGCCCAGCGCTTCGACGCGAACATCGCCGCCAGCGGCGCGCAGGCCCGCGTGGAGAAGTTGAAGGGAGCGTCCTCGGTGGTGCTGCGCCGGCTGGCTCCCGAGCCCGCGTACGACCTCATCTACGTGGACGGTTCGCATCAGGCCTACGACACGTTGGAGGATGCGGTGCTGAGCTGGCGCCTGCTGCGGCCGGGCGGCTGGATGATCTTCGACGACTACGGCATGGCCACCGCGCAGCTCACGCCGCACACGCGCATCGCGCGTCCGGACATCGGCATCGACGCGTTCCTGAGCGCCGCCGCGGACCACCTGGAGGTGGTGCTCAAGGGCTTCCAGGTCATCGTCCGCAAGAACCCGGCCTGA